DNA from Roseomonas gilardii subsp. gilardii:
AGCGCGCCGCCGGCCGCCTCAAGGTGACGACCACCACCGGCTTCGGCTCGCTCTGGCTGGCGCCGCGCCTCCAGCGCTTCATCGACAAGCACCCCGACGTCACCGTCACCCTGTTGCTGGACGACACGGAGCTGGACCTGGCGATGCGTGAGGCCGACGTGGCCATCCGCATGCACGCACCGCGGCAGCCGGACCTGATCCAGCGCCATGTCGCCACCTTCGGCTGGAAGGTCGTGGCCGCGCCCGAATACGTGAAGCAGCATGGCGCCCCGCAGCGGCCGGAGGACCTCGATAACCACCGGCTGATCACCTATGGCGACCACCGCCAGCCGGTCGAGGACATCAACTGGCTCGCCGAGGCCGGCCGCCGCGCCGGCAGCCCGCGCCGCGCCGTGATGGAGGTGAACAGCCTCCCCGCCATGCTGCGGGCCGTGCGCAGCGGCCTCGGCATCAGTGCCCTGCCGGACTACCTGGGCGACGACATCGCGGATCTCACCCCGATCCTGAGCGAGATGAAGACGCCCCGCTTCGAGTCCTACTTCGTCTATCCGGAGGAGATGCGGCACTCCAAGCGCGTG
Protein-coding regions in this window:
- a CDS encoding LysR family transcriptional regulator gives rise to the protein MPLDWDKLRVFHAVAEAGSFTHAGESLNLSQSAVSRQIQALEEALAVPLFHRHARGLILTEQGETLNKTVREVFAKLAMTEALLTESRERAAGRLKVTTTTGFGSLWLAPRLQRFIDKHPDVTVTLLLDDTELDLAMREADVAIRMHAPRQPDLIQRHVATFGWKVVAAPEYVKQHGAPQRPEDLDNHRLITYGDHRQPVEDINWLAEAGRRAGSPRRAVMEVNSLPAMLRAVRSGLGISALPDYLGDDIADLTPILSEMKTPRFESYFVYPEEMRHSKRVAVFRDFLVSELSRSQG